A portion of the Paenibacillus sp. PvR098 genome contains these proteins:
- a CDS encoding ABC transporter permease produces the protein MNSIPLNKTAKKMNHDLLTRIMDKWRIFSANKMALLGFCIIVSSMLVAVIGPLLLPYDPYTPDLNERMKPPSMSHWFGTDQLGRDILTRIIEGARTTFYVATGAVIIAFLIGTPLGALAGYFGRKLDAVIMRIMDALLAFPSRLLAISLVAFMGASVPALWAAIAIGSIPHYARIIRGEVLAHREKEYVQSARMSGEGHLMIIYREILPNCLPPLMIQLSLNFAEAILVESSLSYLGLGLAPPTISWGLMLRDGQNFMELMPWIAIFPGAAIAVFVLGFNLIGDGLRDAFDPRQRKR, from the coding sequence ATGAACAGTATCCCGTTGAATAAAACGGCAAAAAAAATGAATCATGATCTGTTGACACGGATAATGGACAAATGGCGCATTTTCAGTGCCAATAAAATGGCGTTATTGGGATTTTGTATCATTGTTTCAAGTATGTTGGTAGCTGTCATTGGTCCATTATTATTACCTTATGATCCCTATACGCCTGATTTGAACGAACGTATGAAGCCCCCCTCGATGTCTCATTGGTTTGGTACAGACCAATTAGGCCGCGATATCTTAACAAGAATCATTGAAGGCGCCCGAACTACATTTTACGTTGCCACTGGCGCAGTAATCATCGCATTTTTGATAGGGACGCCGCTCGGTGCTTTAGCGGGCTATTTCGGAAGGAAGCTTGACGCCGTCATTATGAGAATTATGGACGCGCTATTGGCTTTCCCTTCAAGGCTCTTGGCTATCTCATTAGTTGCTTTCATGGGGGCAAGCGTCCCGGCTTTGTGGGCTGCCATCGCGATAGGCTCTATCCCCCATTATGCCCGGATTATCCGTGGTGAAGTTCTCGCGCACCGGGAAAAAGAGTATGTGCAGTCGGCCCGGATGAGCGGGGAGGGCCATTTGATGATTATTTACCGGGAAATCCTGCCGAATTGTTTACCTCCATTAATGATTCAGTTGTCGCTAAACTTTGCTGAAGCCATTTTGGTCGAGTCGTCATTGAGCTATTTAGGACTCGGGTTGGCGCCGCCAACCATAAGTTGGGGATTAATGTTGAGGGATGGGCAGAACTTTATGGAGCTGATGCCTTGGATCGCTATTTTCCCAGGGGCTGCTATCGCTGTCTTTGTTCTAGGGTTTAATCTCATTGGCGATGGCTTGCGAGACGCCTTCGATCCGCGTCAGCGAAAGCGTTAG
- a CDS encoding NlpC/P60 family protein, producing MKKISTVLVLSSTILLSGIFPTPSTHAATYNYNVRVQVDDKLIRFPDAQPFIDKNQNTMVPVRFISEELGYKISSDKNGQQVKVTIEGPEKSVVLLSGSSEAVVNGQKQSFGTKAVFQEGRVYVPLRFVSELFGFRVQWDKNNFGAIISKDGKNHAPAWHRPAVTAPAPAPAPAPVSTVGDKIVQDAKKYIGTAYLWGGLTPNGFDCSGFMKYVYSPNGVNLPRTSAQMATVGTWVTAPKNGDLVFFSETGKKVSHVGIYVGNNSFISATNSGVKVDSLSSFYWGSKFVGSKRVV from the coding sequence TTGAAGAAAATTAGTACCGTGCTTGTATTGTCGAGCACAATTTTGTTGTCCGGTATCTTTCCAACCCCTTCAACCCATGCCGCTACGTACAACTATAATGTTCGGGTTCAAGTCGATGATAAGCTCATTAGGTTTCCCGATGCGCAACCTTTCATTGATAAAAACCAAAACACGATGGTGCCCGTCCGTTTCATTTCCGAAGAACTAGGGTATAAAATAAGTTCAGACAAGAATGGACAGCAGGTGAAAGTAACAATTGAAGGGCCAGAGAAATCGGTGGTTCTCTTATCTGGGTCATCGGAAGCTGTCGTAAACGGCCAGAAACAGAGTTTCGGCACGAAAGCGGTATTCCAGGAAGGGCGCGTTTATGTTCCACTCCGATTCGTGAGTGAGTTGTTTGGATTCCGCGTTCAGTGGGACAAAAATAATTTTGGTGCCATCATTAGTAAAGATGGCAAAAATCATGCTCCTGCTTGGCACCGGCCCGCAGTCACGGCTCCTGCCCCTGCCCCTGCCCCCGCCCCTGTTAGTACCGTGGGCGACAAAATCGTACAGGATGCCAAAAAGTATATAGGCACTGCTTATCTTTGGGGTGGCTTGACACCAAATGGCTTTGACTGCTCAGGCTTTATGAAATACGTTTATTCCCCAAATGGCGTAAACCTGCCAAGAACGTCCGCGCAAATGGCTACTGTGGGCACTTGGGTAACAGCACCTAAAAACGGGGATTTGGTTTTTTTCTCTGAAACGGGAAAGAAAGTTTCTCACGTCGGTATCTATGTCGGAAACAATTCGTTTATTTCCGCTACGAACAGTGGTGTAAAGGTTGATTCTCTCAGTAGTTTCTATTGGGGGTCTAAATTTGTAGGGTCAAAGCGAGTTGTGTAA
- a CDS encoding Hpt domain-containing protein: MNHGIHRSELLGYFLVEVDEQLVLLEQQILKLEKNGESPDIIQTIFRAAHTLKGSSAAMGFEEMKRLTHEMENILDQIRHKVMTVTGQVINVLFQCLDVLTAMNTQIKNEGISNMSIDAVINQLQQLKPNGHHPHRAEKSFSSASLSEEHRTVLSEAEKQGLHRWICEVVFSDHCEMKGARAFIVHHHLEELGIVITTHPPLETLEQEDIDCITYCVISRHEQSVIEERIHALIDVSQVKVIPVQTENADRPNEKQITEINIPALNSKSLDTPKGDEFRRIGQTIRVDVDRLENLMNLVGELVIDQTRIAQVGTVLRDMVAADADETLDELDQISNHITRIVGELQGSVMKTRMLPIEQLFNRFPRTVRDLTQALHKDIDFIVEGKETELDRTVIEEIGDPLIHLIRNAIDHGIEATEVRRQRGKPLKGTVRIKATQPSRFNH, from the coding sequence GTGAATCATGGAATTCATCGTTCTGAATTACTAGGTTATTTTCTCGTTGAAGTCGATGAACAATTAGTACTGTTGGAGCAGCAGATTCTTAAGCTTGAGAAGAACGGCGAATCGCCGGACATTATTCAAACCATATTTCGAGCCGCCCACACGTTGAAGGGCTCGTCTGCCGCCATGGGGTTCGAAGAAATGAAGCGGCTAACCCATGAGATGGAAAATATATTAGATCAGATTCGACATAAAGTGATGACGGTCACAGGACAGGTTATAAACGTTTTATTTCAATGTCTGGATGTATTAACAGCCATGAACACGCAAATAAAAAACGAAGGCATCAGCAATATGAGCATTGATGCGGTCATTAATCAACTGCAGCAATTAAAACCTAACGGGCACCATCCTCATCGTGCGGAGAAATCATTCAGTTCGGCGTCTTTGAGCGAGGAACACCGAACCGTCTTATCTGAAGCGGAAAAACAAGGCTTACACCGATGGATATGCGAAGTTGTATTTTCCGATCATTGTGAGATGAAAGGCGCCCGGGCATTCATTGTCCATCATCATTTGGAAGAATTGGGCATAGTGATTACAACACATCCTCCGTTGGAAACCCTAGAACAGGAAGATATCGATTGTATTACTTACTGCGTCATCTCTCGTCATGAGCAAAGTGTGATCGAGGAAAGAATCCATGCGCTTATTGATGTGAGTCAAGTGAAAGTGATTCCAGTACAAACCGAAAACGCGGATCGGCCCAATGAAAAGCAGATAACCGAAATCAATATCCCGGCGTTAAACTCAAAAAGCTTAGACACACCTAAGGGGGACGAATTCAGGAGAATCGGACAAACCATCCGAGTCGATGTGGATCGTTTGGAAAATTTAATGAACTTGGTCGGAGAATTGGTCATCGATCAAACCAGAATCGCTCAAGTCGGGACTGTATTACGGGATATGGTCGCAGCTGATGCCGATGAAACTTTGGACGAGTTGGACCAGATATCGAATCACATTACCCGGATTGTCGGCGAGCTTCAGGGAAGTGTAATGAAAACGAGAATGCTTCCCATCGAACAGCTTTTTAATCGCTTTCCCAGGACGGTACGGGATTTGACTCAGGCCTTACATAAAGATATCGATTTTATCGTTGAAGGAAAAGAAACGGAACTGGACCGTACGGTCATTGAAGAAATTGGCGATCCGTTAATCCACCTGATCCGTAATGCAATCGATCATGGCATCGAAGCTACGGAAGTACGGAGACAGAGGGGCAAACCGCTCAAAGGCACCGTTCGGATTAAAGCAACCCAACCAAGTCGTTTTAACCATTGA
- a CDS encoding ABC transporter substrate-binding protein: MKKTWVILAAGIVVIVGLFSFFGQKSSEPVQDKAANAPSATGNANANAEPTNQPKAGGVLTVGLGKEPGNPNPVIATISTGQFVKEVAYESLLTEDEEGRLQPLLAESWEVSPDAKDITLRLRKGVKFHNGKEMQADDVVWSANHVKDPQNAAGGQNLIKDVQVIEKIDDYTVKFKLANPSITFLNHLANIIMLPIIPANSLQPGQIKLEPNKFVPGTGAFKFEKFDSGSEVIATKFPDYWGSPAYLDQITFRSIPDASTRFNALRTGGVHMADRLATLDVQRVQKGDVKDITILEEPTGGFQHVLMNYSRPLLQKREMRQALNLAIDKEQLVEEVFFGSSKATDLMMPPESIWAKAANLPPHKRDIEKTKQLLQTANYRGEELVLIGVKNKTQLLESYQRMLGEAGIRSKVEVLETGVMNERVRQGQYDLYIDGANINTDPFITMVPDYYTNKVEPSRYSNPVIDRLFDQLDDETDEKKRLDIFKELAAILDEDVANIPLFFEARFIGMSTKVQNYGPPQNLPYSESAHYFKQTWLK, encoded by the coding sequence ATGAAGAAAACATGGGTAATATTAGCCGCAGGGATCGTAGTCATCGTTGGACTGTTTAGCTTTTTCGGGCAAAAATCAAGCGAACCCGTTCAAGACAAAGCTGCGAATGCTCCTTCGGCGACTGGTAACGCTAATGCCAATGCAGAGCCTACGAATCAACCCAAAGCGGGCGGGGTGTTAACTGTTGGCCTCGGGAAAGAACCTGGCAACCCTAATCCTGTAATCGCTACCATATCAACCGGTCAGTTTGTCAAGGAAGTCGCATATGAATCCTTGCTGACTGAAGATGAGGAGGGCAGACTCCAGCCGCTTCTGGCCGAATCGTGGGAAGTTTCACCTGATGCCAAAGATATCACGCTGCGTTTGCGTAAAGGCGTCAAGTTCCATAACGGGAAAGAGATGCAGGCTGATGATGTCGTATGGTCTGCCAATCATGTTAAAGATCCGCAGAATGCAGCTGGCGGACAAAATTTGATCAAGGATGTTCAAGTCATTGAAAAGATAGATGATTATACCGTCAAATTTAAATTGGCTAATCCGTCCATTACTTTTCTTAACCACTTAGCCAATATTATTATGCTGCCAATTATTCCGGCAAATTCGCTGCAGCCCGGACAAATTAAATTGGAGCCGAATAAGTTTGTACCTGGTACGGGCGCATTCAAGTTTGAAAAATTTGATTCGGGATCCGAGGTCATAGCCACAAAATTTCCCGATTATTGGGGGAGTCCGGCTTATCTCGATCAAATTACTTTCAGATCGATCCCCGACGCTTCCACCCGGTTTAATGCTTTGCGAACCGGGGGAGTGCATATGGCGGATCGGTTAGCTACCCTGGATGTGCAGCGTGTACAGAAAGGGGACGTTAAAGACATCACTATTTTGGAGGAGCCAACGGGGGGCTTCCAGCACGTTCTTATGAACTATTCCAGACCCCTGCTTCAAAAAAGAGAGATGCGCCAGGCGCTGAATTTAGCGATTGATAAGGAGCAGTTGGTGGAAGAAGTGTTTTTCGGGTCTTCTAAAGCGACCGACCTCATGATGCCTCCGGAATCGATTTGGGCTAAGGCAGCCAATCTGCCACCGCATAAGAGGGATATCGAGAAGACCAAACAACTGCTGCAAACGGCCAATTACCGTGGCGAAGAACTAGTATTGATCGGGGTAAAGAACAAAACCCAATTGCTGGAGTCATATCAAAGAATGCTTGGTGAGGCGGGAATTCGCAGCAAAGTCGAAGTTCTTGAAACAGGTGTAATGAATGAAAGAGTCCGTCAAGGACAATACGATTTGTATATTGACGGAGCGAATATTAACACCGATCCGTTCATAACGATGGTGCCCGACTATTACACCAACAAAGTGGAACCGAGTCGTTATTCCAACCCAGTGATCGATCGATTATTCGATCAGCTTGATGACGAAACCGATGAGAAGAAACGGTTGGACATTTTCAAGGAGCTGGCAGCGATACTCGATGAGGATGTTGCCAACATACCGCTCTTTTTTGAAGCTCGCTTTATCGGTATGTCTACTAAAGTTCAAAACTATGGGCCTCCCCAAAACTTACCTTACAGTGAAAGCGCACATTATTTTAAACAAACCTGGCTTAAATGA
- a CDS encoding ABC transporter ATP-binding protein: MNDDPIVEIKGLRKVFDISGGAISRMLMGKRELFAVDGVDLEIRQNRTVGIVGESGCGKSTLAKLLGKLIEPTEGSIRFRGEDILTLNKKRLKDIRREIQLIFQDPFSSLNPRKKVIDLIGRPLELHFGLKGEEKRERVLSLMDQVHLRREFIDRYPHEFSGGQRQRIVIARALATNPSVLIADESVSALDVSVQAQILRVLQKISKERGLTVMFISHDLNVVRYIADEVAVMYAGQIIEYAPVEEIFNNPKHPYTRALLESNPDPDMVRPLKTIEGEPLVPINLKPGCRFAPRCPLRTDPCLEQRIPLEEKAPSHKVACIHC; this comes from the coding sequence ATGAATGACGATCCTATCGTTGAGATTAAAGGTTTGAGAAAAGTTTTTGATATCAGCGGTGGAGCTATTTCCCGTATGCTTATGGGCAAGCGTGAGCTTTTTGCCGTAGACGGTGTGGACCTGGAGATCCGGCAGAACAGGACGGTTGGAATTGTAGGGGAAAGCGGCTGTGGAAAATCGACCTTAGCTAAACTGTTAGGCAAACTGATCGAACCGACCGAAGGTTCCATACGGTTCCGAGGTGAGGACATTCTCACCTTGAATAAGAAACGATTAAAGGACATTCGTCGAGAGATACAACTTATCTTTCAGGATCCTTTTTCATCGCTTAATCCGCGTAAAAAAGTGATCGATTTGATAGGTCGTCCTCTGGAGCTGCACTTTGGGCTTAAAGGAGAGGAGAAAAGGGAACGGGTTCTATCCCTAATGGACCAGGTCCACTTGAGACGGGAATTTATTGATCGATACCCCCACGAATTTAGTGGCGGGCAGCGTCAGCGCATCGTGATCGCGCGTGCCTTGGCAACCAATCCGTCAGTATTAATCGCCGATGAATCAGTATCGGCTTTGGATGTTTCCGTCCAGGCCCAAATACTGCGTGTTTTACAAAAAATAAGTAAGGAGCGCGGTCTTACCGTCATGTTCATTTCGCATGATTTGAACGTGGTCCGGTATATAGCCGACGAAGTCGCCGTTATGTATGCGGGACAAATTATCGAGTACGCGCCGGTCGAGGAAATATTCAACAATCCCAAGCATCCTTATACCCGAGCTTTGTTGGAATCGAATCCCGATCCCGATATGGTGAGGCCCCTTAAGACGATTGAAGGCGAGCCTTTAGTACCCATTAACTTAAAACCGGGGTGCCGTTTTGCCCCCCGGTGCCCGTTGAGAACGGATCCATGTTTGGAGCAAAGGATCCCTCTTGAGGAGAAAGCGCCTTCCCACAAAGTGGCGTGTATTCATTGTTGA
- a CDS encoding ABC transporter substrate-binding protein — protein MKKLIPVRVIYRSKFVQYPLMAAMEACHAWERAGLDLVYFDFVAGVKKSDPMLINGEVDFIFGSHFSPYLHRAKGIPMVYVGQTVNWVDDVLVTAKPINSLAELKGKVIADKDADITTNHPHGNHRLYLQQAGIDLSQVNFLETGRSYKPHKAVLDGKADAAIVSPPYDLYAQEDGLYVTRLPYLPMVVATTLTTMQHITDQQPEMVMAVIRAVRYGIQFFKNEEKQMLRLMEEKIGPTLGVKSQDVMHSLYYRNRLLYNESLYPRLDSIDNAFKLACFIDPNLHEKIHPIQLWDMHFLRQLEMMEEGSTTTGGSIAK, from the coding sequence ATGAAGAAATTAATACCTGTTCGTGTTATTTATCGTTCCAAATTCGTTCAATACCCGCTTATGGCCGCTATGGAAGCTTGCCATGCATGGGAGCGGGCGGGGCTCGATCTAGTTTATTTTGATTTTGTAGCAGGGGTAAAGAAATCGGATCCCATGCTGATTAACGGCGAGGTTGACTTCATCTTTGGCAGTCATTTCAGTCCGTATCTGCATAGGGCTAAAGGAATACCGATGGTGTATGTCGGTCAGACCGTAAATTGGGTGGATGATGTCCTTGTTACAGCCAAGCCTATTAATAGTCTAGCTGAATTGAAGGGCAAGGTAATCGCAGACAAAGACGCTGATATTACAACGAATCATCCGCACGGCAATCATCGACTTTATCTCCAACAGGCAGGAATAGACCTAAGCCAAGTCAATTTCTTGGAGACGGGCAGAAGCTACAAGCCTCACAAGGCGGTGTTGGATGGCAAGGCTGATGCTGCGATTGTTTCTCCGCCTTATGACCTTTATGCCCAGGAAGATGGGCTGTATGTTACACGACTTCCATATCTGCCTATGGTCGTGGCGACCACATTAACAACAATGCAGCACATTACTGATCAACAGCCGGAAATGGTTATGGCCGTGATTCGGGCCGTCCGTTACGGGATCCAGTTCTTCAAAAATGAAGAAAAGCAGATGCTGCGTCTCATGGAAGAAAAAATCGGACCGACGCTAGGCGTCAAGAGTCAGGATGTGATGCACTCACTGTATTATCGGAACCGGCTCCTTTACAATGAGAGCCTATACCCAAGGCTTGATTCGATTGATAACGCTTTCAAATTAGCGTGCTTCATAGATCCCAACTTGCATGAAAAGATACATCCAATTCAATTGTGGGATATGCACTTCTTAAGGCAATTGGAAATGATGGAAGAGGGGAGTACAACCACTGGCGGGAGCATAGCGAAATGA
- a CDS encoding ABC transporter permease — protein sequence MILRYSIQRLVQMVPTVILITIIVFMLMHLIPGDPVAVMLGYTEEGSSAAFSQEVYKEMQVKLGFDQPIYIQYLDWLINVAKGDLGSSFVSGQPVSDIIVSRIPATFYLALSSLLLAVLISIPAAIFAATRQNSLADYTVMGFSLLGVCIPSFWLALLLILLFAVNLGWFPALGYVSPQDGFNEFLKALILPTIVLGTATAAKVVRFMRSDVIEQLQQDYVRTARAKGLPQQLILWRHVLKNSFITTSTVLAFEIGYLLGGSTVIETVFAWPGVSYLLLQSIYQRDFPVVQGVVLLLALTVVIVNYVVDIIYHLLDPRIKLNG from the coding sequence ATGATCCTTCGCTACAGTATTCAAAGGTTGGTTCAAATGGTTCCAACGGTCATCTTGATTACTATCATTGTCTTCATGCTGATGCATTTAATTCCCGGTGACCCCGTCGCTGTTATGCTGGGTTATACAGAAGAAGGTTCTTCCGCCGCCTTTTCGCAAGAGGTATACAAAGAAATGCAGGTCAAGCTGGGATTTGACCAACCGATCTACATTCAATATTTGGATTGGCTCATCAATGTGGCCAAGGGTGATCTGGGCAGTTCTTTCGTAAGCGGCCAACCGGTCAGCGATATCATCGTATCACGCATTCCCGCTACGTTTTACTTGGCGCTTTCCTCTTTGCTTCTTGCTGTATTGATCTCCATCCCTGCAGCGATTTTTGCGGCCACACGGCAAAATTCTTTGGCAGATTATACGGTCATGGGCTTTTCGCTATTGGGCGTATGTATTCCGAGCTTTTGGCTGGCTCTCTTGCTGATTCTTCTGTTTGCCGTAAACCTAGGGTGGTTTCCCGCCCTAGGGTACGTCTCTCCGCAGGATGGATTTAATGAGTTTTTGAAAGCGCTTATTCTTCCGACCATTGTTTTGGGTACGGCCACTGCGGCAAAAGTAGTACGCTTCATGCGGTCTGACGTGATCGAGCAGCTGCAGCAGGATTATGTACGGACTGCACGGGCAAAAGGACTGCCTCAGCAGTTGATTTTGTGGAGACATGTATTAAAAAATTCGTTTATCACCACTTCGACGGTATTGGCTTTTGAGATCGGTTATTTGCTGGGTGGCTCTACGGTTATTGAAACGGTATTTGCCTGGCCGGGAGTATCCTATTTACTGCTTCAAAGTATTTATCAGCGTGATTTCCCGGTTGTTCAGGGAGTGGTCCTGCTTTTAGCGCTTACCGTCGTTATCGTGAATTATGTTGTTGATATAATTTATCATCTTCTTGATCCGCGAATTAAGCTAAACGGATAG
- a CDS encoding ABC transporter ATP-binding protein — translation MTLLRVEQLKVDFDLNAGALTAVNGVSFELGEGETLGVVGESGSGKTVTALSIMGLLQSPASVKGGKIWYKGQDLTALSEAGWGKIRGRTISMIFQEPMTSLNPVLKVGIQIAEIYVHHLGISMKEGLHKAAEMLEKVKLPDPHGILNKYPYELSGGMRQRVMIAVALACRPDILIADEPTTALDVTVQSQILKLILEVQAEMNLGLIFISHNLSVVAQLCNRVAVMYAGEIVEEGFTKEIFSSPRHPYTAGLIDSIPRRGKPLKSISGSICDLASPPSGCRFHPRCPFTKQVCREAAPSINTDGNTRAACHYPIPNTKGDMLG, via the coding sequence ATGACTCTGCTCCGAGTAGAACAATTAAAAGTAGATTTCGATCTGAACGCAGGTGCGCTAACCGCCGTAAACGGAGTCAGTTTTGAGCTGGGCGAAGGAGAGACGCTCGGAGTGGTGGGCGAATCGGGTTCAGGAAAAACGGTTACCGCTTTGTCTATTATGGGGCTTCTGCAGTCACCCGCATCCGTTAAAGGCGGAAAAATATGGTACAAGGGACAAGACTTGACCGCTCTTTCCGAAGCGGGGTGGGGGAAAATACGCGGACGGACCATTTCGATGATTTTCCAGGAACCGATGACTTCTCTCAATCCGGTACTTAAAGTAGGTATACAGATAGCCGAAATATATGTGCATCACTTGGGAATTTCCATGAAGGAAGGATTGCATAAGGCTGCGGAAATGCTGGAGAAAGTAAAGCTACCCGATCCCCATGGGATACTTAACAAGTATCCTTATGAATTATCGGGAGGTATGCGCCAAAGGGTCATGATTGCGGTAGCTCTGGCCTGCCGGCCCGATATATTAATCGCAGACGAGCCGACAACGGCGCTTGATGTTACTGTTCAGTCTCAAATATTGAAGCTGATTCTCGAGGTTCAAGCTGAGATGAACTTAGGCCTGATCTTTATTTCACACAATTTAAGCGTAGTAGCCCAGCTTTGCAATCGAGTGGCAGTCATGTATGCAGGTGAAATTGTGGAGGAAGGGTTCACCAAGGAGATCTTCAGCTCACCTCGGCATCCTTACACGGCCGGGCTCATAGATTCGATCCCCCGCCGGGGAAAACCTTTAAAGAGTATCAGCGGTTCCATCTGTGATTTAGCAAGCCCTCCTTCGGGCTGTCGCTTTCACCCGCGCTGTCCTTTTACAAAGCAAGTATGCCGAGAGGCGGCTCCGTCCATAAACACGGATGGAAACACGAGGGCAGCGTGTCATTACCCTATACCAAATACCAAAGGGGATATGCTGGGATGA
- the pyrH gene encoding UMP kinase: MNRYKRVLIKLSGGAVAGNNEFGFESQRLDHIANEIMSVVNMGVEVSIVIGGGNIFRGNMAESWGIERAEADNIGTLATVINSLLLRGVLKAKTSKEVRVMTALPISSVAEPYIRLRAIHHLEKGYIVIFAGGNGQPYVTTDYPSVQRAIEVNCQALFVAKQGVEGVLSADPKYNKEARKFKSLHYNDVIHQDLKVMDQSAFILSRDYSLPIHVFNFDKPGSMKEICEGKNNGTIISHDSVLELEE; this comes from the coding sequence TTGAATAGGTACAAAAGAGTCCTGATTAAACTAAGCGGAGGGGCAGTCGCAGGGAATAATGAATTTGGTTTTGAGTCCCAAAGGCTGGACCACATTGCCAATGAAATTATGTCTGTTGTGAACATGGGAGTGGAGGTATCCATCGTCATTGGAGGAGGGAATATTTTCCGCGGAAATATGGCGGAGAGTTGGGGAATCGAGAGAGCAGAAGCAGATAATATCGGTACGCTGGCAACGGTTATCAATAGTCTATTGCTCAGAGGCGTTCTTAAAGCCAAAACAAGCAAAGAAGTTCGAGTTATGACTGCACTGCCTATTTCATCAGTCGCAGAGCCATACATAAGATTAAGGGCAATCCACCATTTGGAAAAGGGGTATATCGTTATTTTTGCCGGTGGAAACGGTCAGCCATATGTTACAACGGACTATCCTTCTGTTCAAAGAGCCATTGAGGTGAATTGTCAAGCTCTCTTCGTTGCAAAACAAGGTGTTGAAGGTGTTCTGAGCGCAGATCCTAAGTACAATAAAGAGGCTAGAAAATTCAAGTCCCTTCACTACAATGACGTTATTCATCAAGATTTAAAGGTGATGGACCAGTCCGCCTTTATTTTATCCAGAGACTACAGTTTGCCGATACATGTATTCAATTTTGACAAACCCGGGTCGATGAAGGAGATTTGTGAAGGAAAAAACAATGGAACGATCATCAGTCATGATTCTGTTTTGGAATTGGAGGAATAG
- a CDS encoding MFS transporter: MIKPTASGSPSSIAEADVSWKRTLWIMAIAQGLMMMAFTSSNTFLPLFIEELGVHDVKQINVWSGVIFSSGFLMSAIASPFWGSLADRKGRKLMVMRSMLAIALFTGLMGFSFTVWQLFAIRILQGVFSGFSGAATALLATQIPEERLGYALGWLASAAMVGSLFGPLAGGLLVDIVHNYRVLFFLTSGFALLAFAITALFIKKDSVAMNTGPAKQNLTLLQQFKSVRELTALRTMVPVLFLAQFAVMSIQPVNTLFVKELTGDSDYLGTAAGFAISVTGLAGLVASPFLGKQGDKLGYRRMLMICMTGAALFFLPQAFAPNIWVFIASRFGLGLFIGGILPTANALVAHLTPANQRGRVFGFTSSATFLGSFAGPLFGGLTSAAFGIRFMLASVCVIYLLNVIWVRFLVQDPPRSPHRPDEAAKDTL; the protein is encoded by the coding sequence ATGATCAAGCCAACTGCTTCAGGATCCCCTTCCTCAATTGCGGAAGCGGACGTTTCCTGGAAACGCACGCTTTGGATTATGGCTATCGCTCAAGGCTTAATGATGATGGCGTTCACGAGTTCCAATACGTTCCTCCCATTATTCATTGAAGAGCTCGGCGTGCATGATGTAAAGCAAATCAATGTGTGGTCAGGCGTCATTTTCAGTTCAGGTTTTTTAATGTCCGCGATTGCATCCCCCTTCTGGGGATCATTAGCCGACCGCAAGGGACGTAAGCTGATGGTTATGCGTTCGATGCTGGCTATTGCCCTGTTCACCGGCTTGATGGGTTTCAGTTTTACGGTATGGCAGCTGTTTGCCATTCGCATACTGCAGGGGGTGTTCAGCGGTTTTTCCGGAGCAGCCACAGCACTCTTGGCAACCCAAATCCCCGAGGAAAGATTAGGCTATGCGCTAGGCTGGCTAGCATCGGCCGCCATGGTCGGCTCCTTGTTCGGCCCATTAGCCGGCGGTTTATTAGTCGATATCGTGCATAATTACCGTGTTTTGTTTTTTTTGACATCTGGCTTCGCCTTGTTGGCATTCGCAATCACGGCCTTGTTTATCAAGAAGGATTCGGTAGCGATGAATACAGGTCCGGCCAAGCAAAATCTAACGCTCCTTCAGCAGTTTAAATCTGTCCGTGAATTGACGGCGCTTCGGACTATGGTCCCTGTACTGTTCTTGGCGCAGTTTGCCGTCATGAGTATCCAGCCTGTAAATACATTATTTGTAAAAGAACTGACGGGCGATTCAGACTACCTTGGCACGGCGGCAGGCTTTGCCATTTCGGTTACTGGGCTCGCCGGCTTGGTCGCTTCGCCCTTCCTTGGCAAACAAGGCGACAAGCTTGGTTATCGGCGAATGCTGATGATTTGTATGACGGGGGCAGCTCTTTTTTTCCTTCCGCAGGCCTTCGCGCCTAATATTTGGGTTTTCATCGCTTCGCGCTTCGGGCTCGGCCTGTTCATCGGCGGTATTCTCCCGACGGCTAACGCTCTGGTGGCACATCTAACCCCTGCAAACCAGCGGGGCCGGGTGTTTGGATTTACCTCAAGTGCGACATTCCTCGGCAGCTTCGCCGGACCTCTCTTCGGAGGTCTGACCTCCGCTGCTTTTGGCATCCGTTTCATGCTGGCTTCCGTTTGTGTGATTTATTTGTTGAATGTCATTTGGGTTAGATTTCTCGTTCAAGACCCTCCTCGCAGTCCTCACCGCCCCGATGAAGCTGCGAAAGACACCTTATGA